The Caldicellulosiruptor changbaiensis genome has a segment encoding these proteins:
- a CDS encoding stage V sporulation protein D, with protein MKEASIKIKKRIIFMMAIFFLSFVLLVGRLSYLQLIKGEELKKKAFSQWTRERLVAPKRGSIVDRNGKILAMSITAETVVASLSQVKDKEYTARVLSSILGMDYEKILKKLNTKGVSDVYIARNIDKDKANKIRKYDLPGIYLTGGTKRVYPNGNFLAQVLGFTGVDDQGLAGLELFYDKYLRGKPGSIAAQTDVSGRAAPFSEEFFKKPVDGYDIMLTIDETIQHFAEKYAQKALYDNKAKSVTIIVEKVKTGEILAMTSKPDFDPNKPFDLLYKDRFPDFDKLPQSEKTKIIQSMWRNRALNDVYEPGSTFKIVTAAAGLEEGVVNENSQFYCRGYVKVANAILRCWRYYNPHGAENFVEGVQNSCNPVFIEVGQRLGKEKLYKYINLFGFGQKTGIDLPGEAKGIVQPIDKVGPVELATISFGQGISATPIQVISMINTVANDGVWVQPHIVKAIYDKDKKVIKSFDNPQKRRVMNPEIAKRLRSILQSVVTNGTGHNAYLLGYKVAGKTGTSQKYDKTVKRYIASFGGFAPADNPEVSVLVIIDEPDPSLYYGGLIAAPVARDLLNDILRYLEIQPQYTAEELKKIEFYKEYIVPNVTGMDIESAKKTVLDSKFNVKVIGNGKNVIDQIPKAGFMLKEGSTIVLFTVQNNESDVVVPNVVGLSMQDAQKVLTSNMLNIKIKGIKGKAIRQDPQPGTKVPIGSIVEVEFADKENAE; from the coding sequence TTGAAAGAGGCATCAATCAAGATAAAAAAGAGAATTATATTTATGATGGCAATATTTTTTTTGAGTTTTGTATTGCTTGTAGGAAGACTTTCATATCTTCAGCTGATAAAAGGAGAAGAGCTCAAAAAAAAGGCGTTTTCGCAGTGGACCAGAGAAAGGCTTGTTGCTCCAAAAAGAGGTAGTATAGTTGACAGAAACGGAAAGATTTTAGCAATGTCAATTACCGCAGAAACAGTTGTTGCTTCTTTGAGCCAGGTCAAAGACAAGGAGTATACAGCAAGAGTACTTTCAAGTATTTTGGGTATGGACTATGAGAAGATTTTGAAAAAACTCAATACAAAAGGAGTTTCTGACGTTTACATAGCGCGCAATATTGACAAGGACAAAGCAAATAAGATAAGAAAATATGACCTTCCTGGAATCTATCTTACAGGGGGAACAAAAAGGGTTTATCCGAACGGGAATTTCTTAGCACAGGTGCTTGGATTTACTGGTGTTGATGACCAGGGGTTAGCAGGACTTGAACTTTTCTATGACAAGTATTTGAGAGGGAAACCAGGCAGTATTGCGGCGCAAACAGATGTAAGTGGGAGGGCAGCACCGTTTTCTGAGGAGTTTTTCAAAAAACCGGTTGATGGCTATGACATTATGCTCACAATTGATGAAACAATCCAGCACTTTGCAGAAAAATACGCACAGAAAGCTTTGTATGATAACAAAGCAAAAAGTGTTACAATAATAGTTGAAAAGGTCAAAACAGGCGAGATATTAGCAATGACATCAAAACCTGACTTTGATCCAAACAAGCCTTTTGACCTGCTTTACAAAGACAGATTCCCTGATTTTGATAAGCTCCCACAGTCGGAGAAGACTAAAATCATTCAATCAATGTGGAGAAACAGGGCACTTAACGATGTGTATGAGCCAGGTTCTACATTTAAGATAGTCACTGCAGCCGCAGGTCTTGAGGAAGGAGTTGTAAATGAAAACTCTCAGTTTTACTGCAGGGGTTATGTAAAGGTTGCAAATGCTATACTTAGATGTTGGCGATATTACAATCCGCATGGTGCAGAAAATTTTGTGGAAGGTGTGCAAAATTCGTGTAACCCAGTATTTATAGAAGTTGGTCAGAGGCTTGGCAAAGAAAAACTGTATAAGTATATAAACCTATTTGGGTTTGGGCAAAAGACAGGCATTGACCTTCCTGGTGAGGCGAAGGGCATTGTACAACCTATTGACAAGGTTGGACCAGTTGAACTTGCAACAATATCGTTTGGTCAAGGTATTTCAGCAACACCTATTCAGGTAATTAGTATGATAAATACTGTCGCAAACGATGGTGTTTGGGTCCAGCCTCATATTGTTAAGGCCATTTATGATAAAGATAAGAAAGTAATAAAGTCATTTGACAATCCACAAAAAAGAAGGGTTATGAATCCTGAGATAGCAAAAAGACTGAGAAGTATTTTACAGTCTGTTGTAACAAATGGTACTGGTCACAATGCTTACCTGTTAGGTTATAAAGTTGCTGGCAAGACAGGTACATCACAAAAATATGATAAGACGGTGAAAAGGTATATAGCATCATTTGGTGGTTTTGCGCCGGCCGACAATCCAGAAGTATCTGTGCTTGTGATTATTGACGAGCCAGACCCATCGCTTTACTATGGCGGTTTGATTGCAGCACCTGTTGCACGTGACCTGTTAAATGATATTTTGAGATACCTTGAAATACAACCACAATATACAGCCGAGGAACTAAAGAAAATTGAATTTTACAAAGAGTATATTGTACCTAATGTTACTGGTATGGACATTGAAAGCGCAAAAAAGACAGTTTTAGACAGCAAATTCAATGTCAAAGTTATAGGCAATGGCAAAAATGTAATTGACCAAATACCTAAGGCAGGATTTATGCTAAAAGAAGGTTCAACAATAGTTCTGTTTACTGTGCAGAATAATGAATCAGATGTTGTTGTGCCAAATGTGGTAGGGCTGAGTATGCAAGATGCACAGAAGGTTTTAACAAGTAATATGCTTAATATAAAGATAAAAGGGATAAAAGGCAAGGCCATAAGACAAGACCCGCAGCCAGGTACAAAAGTGCCAATTGGGTCAATAGTTGAAGTTGAGTTTGCTGACAAAGAAAATGCTGAATAG
- a CDS encoding UDP-N-acetylmuramoyl-L-alanyl-D-glutamate--2,6-diaminopimelate ligase: protein MKINKLIEGLDIIETNIKNFDEDIKDVAYNSKNVEDGFAFICIKGFKTDGHEYIDEAIKKGAKLIVVDEFFDTSKLKDKVLFIKTSNTRRALSVISANFFEHPSKNFLLIGVTGTNGKTSTTFMIKSILEQSGHKVGLIGTVKNMIGQKEIEAKHTTPESYDLQKLFFEMKKENVDSVVMEVSSHSLDLHRVDCCDFDVGVFTNLTQDHLDFHGTMENYFAAKLKLFKMSKKRVVNVDDEWGRKIVSIYPDSVTYGINLKADVCAMNVKLYVNKNQFELRQLDNDNKEQVTLNIPGLFSVYNALAAASCAYALGIDLKTIKMGLESVKAIPGRFEIVESNDKFTIVIDYAHTPDGLLNLMMTVDEVAKGRKVLLFGCGGDRDRTKRPIMGEIAGKMADFVIVTSDNPRTEDPIRIIDDILVGLQKTNADYVIIPDRYEAIKYAIQNAKENDFIVLAGKGHETYQILKDRTIHFDEREVVRSILEELKK, encoded by the coding sequence GTGAAAATAAACAAGCTAATAGAAGGTTTGGATATAATTGAAACAAATATAAAAAATTTTGATGAAGATATAAAAGATGTTGCTTATAATTCAAAAAATGTAGAAGATGGCTTTGCATTTATATGTATAAAAGGGTTTAAGACAGATGGTCATGAGTATATAGATGAGGCAATTAAAAAAGGTGCAAAGCTTATAGTTGTCGATGAATTTTTCGACACCTCAAAGTTGAAAGATAAGGTCCTCTTTATAAAAACCTCAAATACGAGGAGAGCTCTTTCGGTTATTTCTGCTAACTTTTTTGAACATCCATCAAAAAACTTTTTACTCATTGGTGTTACAGGGACAAACGGAAAGACTTCAACCACCTTTATGATAAAGTCAATCCTTGAACAAAGTGGTCATAAGGTCGGCCTTATTGGAACAGTTAAAAATATGATTGGTCAAAAGGAGATAGAAGCAAAGCACACAACACCTGAATCCTACGATTTGCAGAAACTATTCTTTGAGATGAAAAAAGAAAATGTAGACAGCGTTGTAATGGAAGTGTCATCACATTCGCTTGATCTACATCGGGTTGATTGTTGTGACTTTGATGTGGGAGTATTTACCAATCTCACCCAAGACCATCTTGATTTTCATGGGACAATGGAAAATTATTTTGCTGCTAAGTTAAAGCTCTTTAAGATGAGTAAAAAAAGAGTTGTCAATGTAGACGATGAATGGGGAAGAAAAATTGTCAGTATTTATCCGGATTCTGTCACATATGGTATAAATTTAAAAGCAGATGTTTGTGCAATGAATGTAAAGCTTTATGTGAATAAAAACCAATTTGAGCTAAGGCAATTGGATAATGATAATAAAGAGCAAGTAACGCTTAATATTCCAGGCCTCTTTTCTGTATACAATGCATTGGCAGCTGCAAGCTGTGCCTATGCGCTTGGGATAGACTTAAAAACAATAAAGATGGGCCTTGAATCTGTTAAGGCAATACCTGGTAGGTTTGAGATAGTTGAGTCAAACGACAAATTCACAATTGTAATTGACTATGCACACACGCCAGACGGGCTTTTAAATCTTATGATGACTGTGGATGAAGTTGCAAAAGGAAGAAAGGTGCTTCTTTTTGGCTGTGGAGGAGACAGGGACAGGACAAAAAGGCCGATTATGGGTGAGATAGCTGGGAAAATGGCTGATTTTGTGATTGTCACATCTGACAATCCTCGAACTGAAGATCCCATTAGAATAATTGACGATATTCTTGTGGGTTTGCAAAAGACAAATGCAGACTATGTCATCATCCCCGACAGATATGAGGCCATAAAATATGCTATCCAAAATGCAAAAGAAAACGACTTTATTGTCCTTGCTGGCAAAGGTCATGAGACTTACCAGATACTAAAAGATAGGACTATTCATTTTGATGAGAGAGAAGTTGTGAGAAGTATCTTGGAGGAACTAAAAAAATGA
- the mraY gene encoding phospho-N-acetylmuramoyl-pentapeptide-transferase has product MLDVDTILAIIISFLIVLIVMPIAIPFLRYLKCGQVVRDDGPQTHHKKSGTPTMGGLVIFLSILITSFLFYKKYPQIGAPLVCASAFGLIGFIDDFIKVVLKRSLGLRAREKLVLQFLISITFLYIVKKYLGTDVYIPILNRYVDLNWAYIPIMSILMVFTVNAVNLTDGLDGLASGVTLIVGLFLAIVSIFSKKPDMAIFSGAIVGSCMGFLRYNAHPAMVFMGDTGSLMLGGAIFSIAVMLKQPVLVMIIGGLYIIEAISVMLQVMYYKLTKRRIFKMAPLHHHFELLGWDEAKVVVVFWIFTIIFCLVALAIIQI; this is encoded by the coding sequence ATGCTTGACGTTGATACAATACTTGCAATTATAATCTCATTTTTGATTGTACTAATTGTAATGCCAATTGCAATTCCATTTTTGAGGTATTTAAAGTGTGGCCAGGTAGTCCGTGACGATGGACCACAAACTCACCACAAAAAAAGTGGTACTCCAACAATGGGCGGACTTGTAATATTCTTGAGTATTTTGATAACTTCTTTCCTATTCTATAAAAAATATCCACAAATAGGAGCACCGCTTGTTTGCGCATCCGCCTTCGGACTGATTGGCTTTATTGATGATTTTATAAAAGTTGTTTTGAAAAGGTCGTTGGGGCTGCGTGCACGTGAGAAGTTAGTTTTGCAGTTTTTAATTAGCATAACATTTTTGTATATTGTAAAAAAGTATTTGGGCACTGATGTCTACATACCCATTTTGAACAGGTATGTAGATTTGAATTGGGCATATATACCCATAATGTCAATTCTCATGGTGTTTACCGTAAATGCTGTTAACCTGACAGATGGGCTTGACGGACTTGCAAGCGGGGTTACTCTTATTGTAGGTTTGTTTTTGGCGATTGTTTCAATTTTTTCAAAAAAACCAGACATGGCAATCTTCAGTGGAGCAATTGTAGGCAGCTGTATGGGGTTTTTAAGGTACAACGCACATCCTGCAATGGTGTTTATGGGAGATACAGGGTCACTGATGCTTGGAGGAGCAATTTTTTCAATTGCTGTTATGCTAAAGCAGCCCGTCTTGGTGATGATAATAGGGGGGCTTTATATCATAGAGGCTATTTCTGTCATGTTACAGGTTATGTACTATAAACTTACAAAAAGGCGAATATTCAAAATGGCACCTTTGCATCATCACTTTGAGCTTTTAGGTTGGGATGAGGCAAAGGTTGTTGTTGTATTTTGGATATTCACAATCATCTTCTGTTTAGTGGCTTTAGCAATAATACAAATATGA
- the rsmH gene encoding 16S rRNA (cytosine(1402)-N(4))-methyltransferase RsmH: MYEHIPVLLEESTSYLVTKPDGVYVDATFGLGGHSKRILEKLSNKGFLIAIDKDEEAVELGKEKFKECNNIKIVHSSFSRLDEVLNFLGIDKIDGILFDLGVSSLQLDKPERGFSYNSDSFLDMRMDKTSKLTAYDVVNKYSEKELERIIREYGEERYARKIAKEIVKRRQQKPITTTKELNDLINSVVPRLKDGSNPAKRTFQAIRIEVNSELEEIKVALEKSIRFLKSGGRVCVISFHSLEDRIVKEFFKYHSLECVCPKDIPVCVCGKKKELNILTKKPITPTKEEIEKNKRSHSAKLRVAEKI, translated from the coding sequence ATGTATGAGCACATACCAGTTTTGCTTGAAGAATCCACATCATATTTGGTGACCAAGCCGGATGGGGTATATGTTGATGCAACATTCGGTCTTGGAGGACATTCGAAGAGGATACTTGAAAAACTGTCAAACAAGGGTTTTCTGATTGCAATAGACAAGGATGAAGAGGCAGTAGAGCTTGGCAAAGAAAAGTTTAAGGAATGCAACAATATAAAGATTGTTCATTCATCATTTTCAAGGTTAGATGAGGTACTTAACTTTCTTGGGATTGACAAGATTGATGGAATATTGTTCGACCTTGGCGTATCGTCTTTACAACTTGACAAGCCAGAGAGGGGTTTTTCATACAATAGTGACTCTTTTTTAGACATGAGGATGGACAAGACAAGCAAGCTCACAGCATATGATGTTGTCAACAAGTACTCCGAAAAGGAGCTTGAGAGAATAATAAGAGAGTATGGGGAAGAAAGGTATGCCAGAAAAATTGCAAAAGAGATTGTAAAAAGAAGGCAACAGAAGCCAATTACAACTACAAAAGAGTTAAATGATTTAATAAACTCGGTTGTCCCGAGACTAAAAGACGGTTCAAATCCTGCAAAAAGGACTTTTCAAGCAATCAGGATTGAAGTGAATAGTGAGCTTGAAGAGATAAAAGTAGCACTTGAAAAAAGTATAAGATTTTTAAAAAGTGGTGGGAGAGTTTGTGTTATATCATTTCACTCTCTTGAAGACAGAATAGTAAAGGAATTTTTTAAGTATCACTCACTTGAATGTGTATGTCCAAAAGATATACCAGTTTGTGTGTGCGGGAAGAAGAAAGAGTTGAATATTCTCACAAAAAAACCTATAACCCCTACCAAAGAGGAGATTGAGAAGAACAAGAGAAGCCACAGCGCAAAGCTGAGAGTGGCTGAGAAGATATGA
- a CDS encoding UDP-N-acetylmuramoyl-tripeptide--D-alanyl-D-alanine ligase codes for MSLWLSEIAETLHTNIENFKGDVLIESFSINSKSIGKNTLFIPLKGNKFDGHDFIQEAVRRGAISFITQKDVKIEKNCPYLKVEDTLKAMQILAKVYREKRKDLIVVGITGSVGKTTTKEYVFNVLNNKFKSYKNEGNFNNHIGLPYSILNIPDDAKMAILEMGMSNFGEISFLSKIAKPNIGIITNIGVAHIENLKTRYNIFLAKSEIQDGMPEDGILIVNNDNDILYSRKHELKRKVVTVGIENDADFRAKDIQKVDNGFFFVVSNHKYFIESFNFHDIYNSLFAIAVGEILGIAKEAIEKGILKKGGLKRRFEVIKKDGVTVVDDSYNASTHSMMSAIDGVCGFSGKKILVLGDMLELGEFSEQEHRKVGKYILSKPIDVVICTGKDAFYIFDEVRKNSSSIKAYYASKDECLNILKKEIEKETVVLFKASRGMKLDELVDNFLRGL; via the coding sequence ATGAGTCTTTGGCTGTCAGAAATTGCAGAAACATTGCACACGAACATAGAGAATTTCAAGGGTGATGTATTAATAGAAAGCTTTTCAATTAACAGTAAAAGTATAGGCAAGAACACTCTATTTATTCCATTAAAAGGAAATAAATTTGATGGACATGATTTTATTCAAGAGGCGGTAAGACGAGGGGCTATAAGCTTTATTACACAGAAGGATGTTAAGATAGAAAAGAACTGCCCATATTTAAAAGTAGAAGATACATTAAAAGCTATGCAGATCTTGGCTAAGGTTTACAGAGAGAAAAGAAAAGACCTTATTGTAGTTGGAATTACAGGAAGTGTGGGCAAGACAACAACAAAAGAATATGTATTTAATGTGTTGAATAACAAGTTCAAATCGTATAAAAACGAAGGGAATTTTAACAACCATATAGGGCTTCCATATTCTATATTGAACATTCCTGATGACGCAAAGATGGCCATTTTAGAAATGGGCATGAGCAATTTTGGAGAAATATCTTTTCTTTCAAAAATTGCAAAGCCTAATATAGGAATAATTACCAATATAGGAGTTGCACATATTGAAAATCTTAAAACAAGATACAATATCTTTCTTGCAAAGTCTGAGATACAAGATGGTATGCCAGAGGATGGAATATTAATTGTTAACAATGACAATGATATTTTATATTCGCGCAAGCATGAACTAAAAAGAAAAGTTGTGACAGTTGGCATTGAAAATGATGCAGACTTTAGAGCCAAAGACATTCAAAAAGTAGACAATGGATTTTTCTTTGTGGTAAGTAATCACAAGTATTTTATAGAAAGCTTTAACTTTCATGATATCTACAATTCACTTTTTGCAATCGCAGTTGGCGAAATTTTGGGGATTGCAAAAGAGGCAATTGAGAAAGGGATATTGAAAAAAGGTGGGCTTAAAAGAAGATTTGAGGTAATAAAGAAAGATGGTGTGACAGTTGTAGACGATAGTTATAATGCAAGTACACATTCGATGATGTCTGCAATAGATGGTGTTTGTGGCTTTAGTGGCAAAAAGATTTTAGTGCTTGGAGATATGTTAGAGCTTGGTGAATTTTCTGAACAAGAGCATAGAAAAGTTGGTAAGTACATACTTTCAAAGCCAATTGATGTTGTCATTTGTACTGGCAAAGATGCTTTTTATATATTTGACGAGGTGAGAAAAAACAGCAGCAGTATAAAGGCTTATTATGCCTCAAAGGATGAATGCCTTAATATTCTTAAAAAAGAAATTGAAAAAGAGACGGTTGTGCTATTTAAAGCATCACGAGGTATGAAGCTGGATGAACTTGTAGATAACTTTCTCAGGGGGCTTTAG
- a CDS encoding FtsB/FtsL family cell division protein: MAKEASVLYDDDFLEELKKKEIEEEIIKKNELRKEISKQRRLEKLKLVRRLIFVSVFCCISIVLMCGYVNITAERAKLAKLQNELKIQNDINKELKLQIDGKFTLSEIERIATEKYSMTHPDSSQVIYVTVDSSSGKDKVLAKKDKANYNNRIFSIINFIKKLF; the protein is encoded by the coding sequence ATGGCAAAAGAAGCTTCTGTGTTGTATGATGATGATTTTTTAGAAGAACTCAAGAAGAAAGAGATAGAAGAGGAAATAATCAAAAAAAATGAGCTAAGAAAGGAGATAAGTAAACAAAGAAGACTTGAGAAGTTAAAGTTAGTGAGGCGTCTTATATTTGTGAGTGTATTTTGTTGTATCTCAATAGTCTTGATGTGCGGCTATGTAAATATTACAGCAGAGAGGGCAAAACTTGCGAAACTTCAAAATGAACTGAAAATACAAAATGATATAAACAAAGAGTTAAAACTTCAGATAGATGGCAAGTTTACACTTTCTGAAATAGAGAGGATTGCAACTGAGAAGTATTCTATGACCCATCCTGATTCATCGCAAGTTATTTATGTAACTGTTGACAGCAGCAGTGGCAAGGATAAGGTTTTGGCAAAGAAAGATAAGGCAAACTATAATAATAGAATCTTTTCAATAATAAACTTTATTAAGAAACTATTTTGA